TGGTTACTCAAATGCTAGGTTATGACCGTTTACTCGTTAAATGCGCTGATGGCCATGAAAGAGTATGCCGAATAAGAGGAAAAATGAAGCGTAGAGTTTGGATAAAAGTAGGAGATGTAGTTTTAGTGGCGCCATGGGATTTCCAATCAGATACTAGAGGAGATGTAATTTGGCGTTATACTGAAAGTCAAGCTGAAGCCCTTAAACGTAAAGGTTATTTAAAAGGTCTTTAAATTGGATAAAGAAGAAAAACTCATTGAAAAACTACAGTTAAGAGAAAAAAGATACATAACTGAGCAGTTAATTAAAGAGAAACGAAGTGAAGAAATGGAGGTTCTAGAGGAGGTTTTCGATAAACCAACCTTAATGATAATTTATCGAATGCTTAATAGAGGTGTGCTTAAAAAGCTTTTTGGTGTTGTAAAAGCTGGTAAAGAATCTAGAGTATACTGGGGAAAAAGTAGAGAAGGTGATGTAGCTGTAAAGATTTACTTAACGACTTCAAAAGAATTTAGGAAAGGGATGTTAACCTATATTGAAGGAGATCCAAGATTTAAAAAAGTAAGTAAAGAAACAAGAGCCTTAATTTATTTATGGGCTAAAAAAGAATTTAAAAATCTTCAGTTAGCTTATGCTGCTAAAATTAATGTTCCTAAACCAATAACAGTTGAGGGGAATGTTTTAATAATGAAGTTTATAGGGAAAGCGGGTGAACCTGCTCCGCTTCTTAAAGAGGTTTACTTAGAAAAACCTACCAGAATCTATAATGAAATTTTAAGTTATATTCGCTTACTTTATGTTAAAGCTAAATTGGTTCATGGCGACATAAGTGAATATAACGTAATGATTTGGAAAGATAAACCTGTTCTTTTTGATTTTGCTCAAGCTGTTTCTATAACCCATCCTATGGCTTATGAACTTCTTTATCGTGATGTAAAAAATATAACATCTTATTTTCAAAAACTTGGTGTAAAAACAAGAAATATAGATGAATTTGTGAAAAAGGTGGTTGAAAGCGCTTGAGTGAATTAAGTTTTTTAATTCCTAAAGCTAGAATTGGTGTCCTTATAGGACAAAATGGAGAAGTAAAAGCTGAAATAGAAAGGAGATTAAATATAGAATTAAATGTTAATAGTGAAAATGGTTTAGTAACTATTAAACCTAAAGAAGGGAGTGATCCGCTTTCAATTCTTAAAGCTAAAGATGTTGTAACAGCTATTGGAAGAGGCTTCTCCCCAGAAAGAGCTTTCAAACTTTTTAATGAAGATGTTTCACTTGAAATTATAGATTTAAGAGATATAATAGGCAAAAACGAGAATGCTATTCGAAGACTTAAAGGTAGAGTTATTGGTAGAGACGGAAAGACCAGAAAAATAATCGAAGAAAACACCGGCGCTTATGTAACAGTTTATGGATATACAATAGGAATTATAGGTAGTTACGATGCTTTATCTGCTGCAAGAGAAGCTATTGAAATGCTTCTTAAAGGTAGACAACATTCAACGGTGTATAAGTTTTTGGAAGCTAAAAGAAGAGAAATTAAAAGGAAAGAGCATATAGAGCTTTGGGAGAAACCTTAATTTTTTAACTTAACTTTTATACTTAACTTTTATAGTTGAATAATATAACACTTAAAGGGTATTCATAAACTTCATTTTAATGAGGTTAAATTAAGAAATGACATTAAAAGAGGTTTTTCAAGAAATTACTCCTTCAGACTTTTTTTATCGGAATAGGGATATAGCAGGATTTACTAATCCTGCAAGAGCTCTATATTCAACTATTAGGGAGCTTGTAGAAAATTCTCTTGATGCATGCGAATTAAGCGCTACTCCTCCAGAAATCTACATTAGAATATCAAATAAAATTGGGGCTCAAGAAAACTTTTATGAGGTTAGAGTAGAAGACAATGGGCCAGGCGTTCCACCTGAAGTGATTCCATCAGCTTTTGGTCAAATTCTTTTCGGCTCAAAGTATAAATTGAGACAGACTAGAGGAACTTTTGGTTTAGGAGGAAAAATGGCTCTTTTATATGGGCAAATAACAACAAATGGAAAAACGTTAGTTATTTCAAGCACAGGTGGAAACAATATATATGAATATCAATTAATGATCGATATTAAAAATAATAAACCTATAGTTTTAGATAAAAAAATCTATCCTAACAAGCAAAAATGGCATGGAACAATCCTTGAATTTACAACAGAAGCAGATTATTCTAGAGCGGCATCAAAAATAATTGAATATTTAAAGCAAACAGCTATTGTTGTACCTTATGCTAATATAACTTTTATCGATCCTAAAGGTAGATTATATAAGTTTATTAGAGTAACAACTAAAATGCCTAAACCTCCTGAAGAAGCAAAGCTTCATCCCCATGGTGTTGATGTAGAAACATTAAGAAGACTTATAGAAACCACAAAAACAAAAACTTTACATGAATTTATTAAGAAACACTTTCAAAGAGTTGGTGATGCAACTGCAAGTAACTTTCTAAAATTTGCAGGAATCGAATCTAAAAAAAATCCTAAACAACTTTCTCAAGAAGATATAGTTAAGTTAACTAATGCTTTAAAAAGTTTTAATGATTTTCTGCCTCCTGATGCTACTTGTCTTTCACCCATTGGAGAAGAACTATTAAAAATTGGAATAAAAAAAGAGTTAAATCCTGAATTCGTTACTGTTTATCAAAGAAAACCATCTGCTTACTCTGGTTTCCCATTTATAGTTGAAGTTGGAATAGCTTACGGAGGGGGTATTCCTAAAACTGGAAAAATAGAGCTTTATAGGTTTGCTAATAAAATTCCATTACTTTTTGATGAAGCAAGTGATGTTTCATGGAAAGTTATAAATAGCTTGATTGATTGGCATAGATATAAGATTCCTCAAGATGCTCCAATTGCTATTTTTGTTCATATTTGCAGCACTAAAGTCCCATATAAAACTGTCGGAAAAGAATTTATAGCTGATAGACCAGAGGTTGAACGGGAAATTCTTAACGCTATAAGGGAAGTTGCTCGAAGATTATCTTTATACTTATCTAAAAAAAGATCTATTGAAAGAGAGAAAAAAAGATATGGTGTATTCTCTAAATATCTTCCTAAAATAGCTTCGTTTGCAACAAAACTTTCTGAAAAAAAGAAAGAACCTGATGTGAAAATTTTATTAAAAAAGGCGATGAAAATTGAAGAAGAGTTTTGGAGTGGTGAAGAAAAAGAAAGAGAAAGTATTTGAAAGCCTTAAAAATTTAGGACTTAAAATTTATGAGCAAATTGAAGAAGGGATTTTTCCATCTATAGAAATGCCTAGTCGTTCTACAAGCAATATTCTTTACGATCAAAAACTTAGACAATATGTTTTAGGTAACAAAACAATTAAAAGAACTGCAAGGAACATTAGGCATTTAAGGCCTTTCACTCAATTGATTTGGGTAGCTTACTTTGTTAAGGATCTTTTAACCCAAAATAAAACCAGCACATTAAGAGATGTATTTTATTCAGCTCAAGCTTTCGAAATGGATTTTGTTGATCAAACTGAAAGTGATGAAATAATAACCGACCTTGAAACAGTTATAAACTTTCCAAGAGAAGATTTTAATGTTTTTCCTGAAGAAAGAAGCGCTATTTTTGGTGATTTAACAATTGAATATACTGTTCCAGGTTACGAAGGGAAAAGATTAAATTTAACAAGTCACCCTGATGGCGTTATGATTGGACCTGCTTTAACAAGCAGCGAGTTTGTTGATTGTAAAGCAGATAAAGTAATTGCTATTGAAAAAGGAGCTTTATTCACGAGGTTTATTGAAGAGCGTGTACATGAAAGATTTAAAGCTTTACTTGTGCAAACAGCTGGTCAAGCACCTAGAGCTACAAGAGCTTTAATAAGGAGATTAAATCAAGAATTAGATCTTCCAGTCTATATTTTTACAGATGGTGATCCATGGGGAATGCATATAGCTATGGTGATTATAAGTGGCTCGGCTAATGCTGCTCATTTAAGAGAATTAACTACGCCTGATGCTAAATGGGCAGGAGTATGGGCAACAGATATTGAGAAGTATAAGCTTCCAAGCGATAAATTAACTGATTTAGATATAAAAAGACTTAATGAATTAAAAGCTGACCCACGTTATGAAGGAAAACTTTGGAAAAGAGAAATAGAAACTTTTCTAAGGATAAAAAAGAAAGCTGAACAAGAAGCTTTCAGCAGATACGGATTAACCTATATCGTGGATGAATATTTACCAGCTAAACTTGAATTGATGGAAGAATATTAAAATTATGAACTCAAGCTTAGTTAAATATAGTAATATTCGCCTTTATCTTTCTGCCATCTATCCATTTTACTATCGAATTTGTTAGCTCTAGGTCTACCTGTTTCTGGATCCCGTCTAAAAGTTACATTGACGCTCGATAAAAAAGTATTCATACCGTCTCTTAATGGAACAGGTGTGTGGGCAATGCCAAATTTTTCAGGCTCACCTGTAAAAACCATAAGTTTATCAGCTAAAGCATCTTGACTAACAATATCATGTTCAACTATAAATGCAAAAGCTCCTTTTTCTTCGATAATTCTTTTAATCAATTTAGCGACAGTCAACCTTTCTTCAACATCTAAATACGCGCTAGGTTCATCTAAAAGGTATATTTGAGAATCTTTAATTAAACATGCTGCTATAGCTACTCTTTGTAATTCTCCTCCACTTAAGTTTTTAATTTCCCTATCTAAAAGCCTTGTTAATCCTAATGGTTTAATTAAACCATTTTGAATAGATTCATCATTGATTTTTTCTTTAGCTACGCTCTTTAACAAATCGAAAACAACACCATTATAATTTATGGAAATATATTGTGGTTTATAACTAACTGTTAAACCTTGCATAGTTGCTTCTCCTTCATCAGGTTTTTCTAATCCTGCAAGCAATTTTATAAATGTGGTTTTTCCTATACCGTTAGGTCCTATAATCCCTACTATTTCTCCCTTTTGAATTTCTCCAGGTTTAACTTCAAGTTTAAATCCATCTAAACTTTTCTTCATAAAGCCCCATTTAATTTTCCATTCTAAATTTTCAATGCTTATCCGTGGTGGTTTAACATGAAATCTTATTGCTTCGCTTCTAAATCTCATATTTTCATCAGGAATGAAACCATTTAAGTAAATGTTTATTCCTACTCTTACGCCATGAGGATGCGATACTATACCGTAAACTCCAGGTTCACCATACAATATGCATACTTGATCAGAGAGATAATCCAGCATGGCTAAATCATGCTCAGCAATTAAAACAATTTTTTCCTCGTTCACTAATTCTCTTATAGCTTTAGCCGCCTTTAATCTTTGAAGAACATCAAGATGACTTGAAGGTTCATCAAAAATGTAAACATCAGCTTCTCTAGATAAAGCTGCTGCTATAGCTACTCTTTGTAATTCTCCTCCACTTAAAACTTCTAAAGATCTATCTAGAATATTCCTTAATTGTAATTCATCAATTAACTTTTTAAGTATTCCTTTCTCATCTACTTTACTTAAAACATCTGAAACTTTACCCTTAATATATTTTGGAATCTTATCTATGTATTGAGGTTTCGCAATAATCTTTAGTTTTTTTCTACTTAATTTTTCAAAATAAACTTGAAGAGTTGAGCCTCGAAAATGCCTTATAACTTCTTCCCAACTAGGCTCTTTATCTAAACGACCTAAATTCGGTTTAATTTCTCCAGAAAGAATTTTTAATGCTGTAGATTTTCCAACACCATTTCTACCTATTAAACCTGTAATAACACCTTCTTTAGGTATAGGAAGTCTATAAAGCTTAAACATGTTTAATCCATATCTATGGCTGCATTCTTCTTCTAGTTCTTCAGGAAGATTCACTATTGAAATAACTTTAAATGGACATTTTTTTACGCAAATACCACATCCAGAACATAAAGACTCTATAATAACTGGTTTCTCTTCGTTTTGAATAATTTTTATAGCTTCTATTTTATCTCTAACTTTTGGACAGTATTTTATACATGGTAAACCGCAATCTTTAGGTTTACAATTATCCTTATCTAAAACAGCTACTCTAACCATAACTACTCAACCTAAAAAGAAAAATAGAAAAAAGAAGTTGTTTTATTTTAATTTACCATTCTTCTTCCTCGAAACCTTCCTCTTCCTCCCACTCTTCCTCTGCCCATTCTTCCTCTTCTTCAAAATACATTTTTTCTTTCTTCCCCCTTTTTAGACTCTGCGATACTTTCTCTGCTTGATTATTTCCTATTTAAAATTTTCTATTTTATGCTATCCTATTTCCTCATTAAATTAATTGGTCTATTAACAAATTCTATTATAAAGATAACATGGGCAATAGCAATATATTCTATTTTTATGTTGTATTATTGTTATTTTTGAGCTAAATTTTAGGAGAATTAACTACAGCTTTAATCAAAATAGGGTTAAACTTACCTATTTTTAGAAAACCTTTAAATTACTTAAAGTGTCTTTCATAAAGAGATTAAAATTGATTAAAGATTTTAATTTGTTAATTTCAACTTCAAGAAGAAATGAGCAGCATGCATGCAGTGAAGCATGGTATCTTCTTGGAGAATTAGGCGATAAAAAGGCTGAAATAACTCCTACGGGAATTATTGGGTTAATAGTTGCGAAAACAATTCTTAATCCTAAAATAGTGATTTTTCAATTAAGGGAGATTTTAAGGGAAAAACCTTGGGAAATTCGATATATTTTGAAAGTTGTCCCAATTGAGAAAGTTGTTAAAGCTACTCTTGAAGAAATAGAGAAAGAAGCCTTAAATCTACGTTACGAAATAGGAAATAATGAAAGCTATAGAATTACTGTTCAAAAAAGGCGATGCTCTCTTAGCTCAACAGAGATTATTGAAGCTATAGCAAAACATATTGATCGTAAAGTTAACTTAACAAAACCTGATAAAATATTTATGGTTCAAATTTTAGGCGACCTTGCAGGATTATCTATTCTGAAACCTGAAGAAATATTATCTGTAGAAAAAGAGAAGCGTACTCTTTGATTATTTTTCAACTTTTTGTAGATAAAAGCGCTATTCGTTCAATTATAAGTTTTTTCAAAATTTCCTGGAGAGGAATCCCCTTTACTTTTATAGCTTTCACTTCTTCCTCTGAAATTTTAAACGCTTCCCTAATTTTTTGAATCTTTTCATCATTTAATTCGTTAATATTTAAATCCTCAATTTTCGTAATGAAAAATTTTGAAGCTTGAAAAAAGAAATCTTCTAATTTACTTTTATTTGAATTTATAGCTACTAAAACTATAGGTTGTCCAGGTTTAACTCCTATAATTTCTATTGCATTTCTGATTTGTTTTTGCGCTGAAGCATATAAAAGTATTTCTACACCTAAACTTTTAGAAAAATTCTTCTTATTTTTAAATGCATGAAGAGCGTTTAAAATTGAAAAATATAAATGTTCTTTACCAGCTATTAAACTTAAGTTAAGTAATTGAAATTCAACATCACTAACTTTTTTTAATTCCTGAAAAAAATTTTCAATAGAGCTTTTTAAACCATTAAATATTGCTATTCCAGCATATTTTTTATACTTGGGAAACTCAAAAACTAACATTTATATACGCCTCCAAAATAGCATCTTCTATATCTTTAGCTTTACTAATGAAAAATCTTAAACGTAAATTAATATAATAAGTTTTGGTAGAGTTAAAAATGGAGTTTTTAATTCCTGATTGGAACGATATTTACGAAATGTGTATTAAGTTAGCTGATAAAATTAAGAAAAGCGGTTTCTTTCCAGATTTAATAATTGGAGTTGCTAGAGGAGGATGGATTCCTGCTCGAATTTTATCTGATCTTCTTGAAAACTCTAATGTAGCAAGTGTGAGAGTAGAATTTTATGTTGATATTGCTAAAACTTCGCACTCACCTAAAATAACCCAAGGAGTTTCAGTTTCCCTTACAGGAAGAAAAATACTTGTTGTTGATGATGTAGCAGATACAGGAAAAAGCTTGAAAGCAGTTATTGATTATTTATATAATCTTGGAGCTAAGGAAGTTAAAACAGCAACTCTTCATTATAAACCTAAAAGCATTATTAAGCCTGATTTCTACATTGAAGAAACTGATGCTTGGATAGTTTATCCTCATGAACGCTTTGAATTTATAAAAAGTATAGTGAAGAAATTAAAGAGTGAAGGTAAAACATTAAATGAAATAAAACTTGAAGTAGAAAATATAGGGTTGCCTAAAACCTTAGTTAATAAATTTGTTGAAGAAATATATTATAAGCTTTAGCTTTAAAGTTTATCAATTCAAAAACTAAAGTTTATATACTTTTTTGAAATAGTTTATTTCAGATGATGTAAACTGACCTGCATGGAAAAAAGGGTTTAAAAACCCTTTTAGATGTCATGATAACACCTCTCTGACTCAAAAGTATTATAATTTAACTAAGCTGAAGATAAATATTGCAATCTTTTAAATCCTCTAGATTTTTCATTAAAAAGATTTAAATTGAATTGTCAAAAGAATTAAAAAACTAAAAAAGAAATGTGATTTTGCATGGATGGGATTTTATTGAATAAAAAATTTAGTGGGAAAATCCTAGTAATTTTAATTCTAGTTTCTATGGTAACGTTAGTCTTAAACTTTAAACAAGTAAAATCTGCTACTTTAACTCACATAGTTATAAACGAGGTTGAACTTAACCCTCCTGGAAGAGATGATAATAGAGAATGGATAGAAATCTATAATCCTACACCAAATAAAGTGAACATAGGAGGATGGAGTTTAATAACAAAATATAGGCGTAGTTATACTATTCCAGCAAATATATTCATAGAGCCTGATGGATACTACGTGGTTTCTCTTCCAGGTTTCTTCCTTATGAATACGAACGAGCAAATAGTACTTAAGGATGCTTTAGGAGTAGAAATAGATAGAACACCTTTAATAACAGATAATAACGATGATGACAGAACTTGGCAAAGATATCCAAATGGTGTAGATACCGATACTAATATTGACTGGCAGTTTAAGGTTAACACTAAATCAAGCTCTAATGGTGGAGAAACCTTATCTTGTTCTATTTCAAAATCTACAATTATAATAGGTGAAGGTGTTGCTATCTCTGGATCCTTAGATCCTAAACATGTGGCATTAATTAAAATAGAGGTAAACCCTCGTGGGACTGGATGGGTGTTTTTAGCTTCAGTTTTTTCTAATAGTGATGGGCGTTTCTCTTTTAATTGGGTGCCTGATCAAGTAGGTTCCTACCAATTTAGAACAACTTATGGTAGCGTTCTTTCAAATGTAGTGGACTTAACTGTAAGTAAAGCTTCTAGCGATATTATACTTTTTGTTCCTGAAAAAATCATAGAAGATACAAATATGTCCATTTTAGGATATATAAAACCAATAAAAGTTGGCGCATCAGTTACTTTAACCTATGGTTTACCTAATGGAACATTATTAACAGTAACTGTATCAACATTAATGAATGGATATTTTAATCATACTTTTATTCCAGATGCCCCTGGAATATGGAATGTGACGGCCAGCTGGGATGGAGATGATACACTTTATGGTGCATCAAGTCAATTATATACCTTTAAAGTTGAAAAAAAGGAAGAAGGGTTTGCTCCAGCATTAGCTTTAATGATTGCTGCTGCTCTTTCAGGAGCTATTGTGGTTGCCGGTTTAGGATTAAGACCTAAAAAACCTTCAGTAGAAAAACCTTCTGCAATTCTAAGAGTTATGAAACCTTTAAAACCGTTAATCCCGTCAACAATAAAACCTCCAACTAAACCTACTCCAGCAGTTAAATTATGTCCAACATGTAAACAACAAGCTGCTTATATTCATAAGTATAACGCTTGGTTCTGCCCAAGATGTAAAAAATACGTTTAAATATTTTATAAATATAAAAATTTCATTCATATTAGTAAAATAGCATTAAAGTTTCATATTAAGATTGAAAAACAATCGCTAAGATTAAACCTAAAATCAAAGCTAAAGGAAGCCCTGGAAAAACCTCCTTTTTCTCAAGTATTTTTAAAGTTGCATAAGCGCCAATAATTATTCCTATAATTGACCCTATGTACGAATAAAAGCCTAAGTTTATAATAACATTACTAACAAGCATTGAATAAAATACTATATCTCCTACTCCAATAGT
This region of Candidatus Bathyarchaeota archaeon genomic DNA includes:
- a CDS encoding THUMP domain-containing protein, giving the protein MIKDFNLLISTSRRNEQHACSEAWYLLGELGDKKAEITPTGIIGLIVAKTILNPKIVIFQLREILREKPWEIRYILKVVPIEKVVKATLEEIEKEALNLRYEIGNNESYRITVQKRRCSLSSTEIIEAIAKHIDRKVNLTKPDKIFMVQILGDLAGLSILKPEEILSVEKEKRTL
- a CDS encoding serine protein kinase RIO, which encodes MDKEEKLIEKLQLREKRYITEQLIKEKRSEEMEVLEEVFDKPTLMIIYRMLNRGVLKKLFGVVKAGKESRVYWGKSREGDVAVKIYLTTSKEFRKGMLTYIEGDPRFKKVSKETRALIYLWAKKEFKNLQLAYAAKINVPKPITVEGNVLIMKFIGKAGEPAPLLKEVYLEKPTRIYNEILSYIRLLYVKAKLVHGDISEYNVMIWKDKPVLFDFAQAVSITHPMAYELLYRDVKNITSYFQKLGVKTRNIDEFVKKVVESA
- a CDS encoding DNA topoisomerase VI subunit B, giving the protein MTLKEVFQEITPSDFFYRNRDIAGFTNPARALYSTIRELVENSLDACELSATPPEIYIRISNKIGAQENFYEVRVEDNGPGVPPEVIPSAFGQILFGSKYKLRQTRGTFGLGGKMALLYGQITTNGKTLVISSTGGNNIYEYQLMIDIKNNKPIVLDKKIYPNKQKWHGTILEFTTEADYSRAASKIIEYLKQTAIVVPYANITFIDPKGRLYKFIRVTTKMPKPPEEAKLHPHGVDVETLRRLIETTKTKTLHEFIKKHFQRVGDATASNFLKFAGIESKKNPKQLSQEDIVKLTNALKSFNDFLPPDATCLSPIGEELLKIGIKKELNPEFVTVYQRKPSAYSGFPFIVEVGIAYGGGIPKTGKIELYRFANKIPLLFDEASDVSWKVINSLIDWHRYKIPQDAPIAIFVHICSTKVPYKTVGKEFIADRPEVEREILNAIREVARRLSLYLSKKRSIEREKKRYGVFSKYLPKIASFATKLSEKKKEPDVKILLKKAMKIEEEFWSGEEKERESI
- a CDS encoding RNA-processing protein (similar to yeast Dim2p protein that is essential for 40S ribosomal subunit; structural studies show binding to 3' end of 16S rRNA in complex with archaeal IF2 alpha), with product MSELSFLIPKARIGVLIGQNGEVKAEIERRLNIELNVNSENGLVTIKPKEGSDPLSILKAKDVVTAIGRGFSPERAFKLFNEDVSLEIIDLRDIIGKNENAIRRLKGRVIGRDGKTRKIIEENTGAYVTVYGYTIGIIGSYDALSAAREAIEMLLKGRQHSTVYKFLEAKRREIKRKEHIELWEKP
- a CDS encoding lamin tail domain-containing protein; its protein translation is MNKKFSGKILVILILVSMVTLVLNFKQVKSATLTHIVINEVELNPPGRDDNREWIEIYNPTPNKVNIGGWSLITKYRRSYTIPANIFIEPDGYYVVSLPGFFLMNTNEQIVLKDALGVEIDRTPLITDNNDDDRTWQRYPNGVDTDTNIDWQFKVNTKSSSNGGETLSCSISKSTIIIGEGVAISGSLDPKHVALIKIEVNPRGTGWVFLASVFSNSDGRFSFNWVPDQVGSYQFRTTYGSVLSNVVDLTVSKASSDIILFVPEKIIEDTNMSILGYIKPIKVGASVTLTYGLPNGTLLTVTVSTLMNGYFNHTFIPDAPGIWNVTASWDGDDTLYGASSQLYTFKVEKKEEGFAPALALMIAAALSGAIVVAGLGLRPKKPSVEKPSAILRVMKPLKPLIPSTIKPPTKPTPAVKLCPTCKQQAAYIHKYNAWFCPRCKKYV
- the eif1A gene encoding translation initiation factor eIF-1A, encoding MGKKKVITEEPLKEMVMPTENQLFGVVTQMLGYDRLLVKCADGHERVCRIRGKMKRRVWIKVGDVVLVAPWDFQSDTRGDVIWRYTESQAEALKRKGYLKGL
- a CDS encoding phosphoribosyltransferase, which gives rise to MEFLIPDWNDIYEMCIKLADKIKKSGFFPDLIIGVARGGWIPARILSDLLENSNVASVRVEFYVDIAKTSHSPKITQGVSVSLTGRKILVVDDVADTGKSLKAVIDYLYNLGAKEVKTATLHYKPKSIIKPDFYIEETDAWIVYPHERFEFIKSIVKKLKSEGKTLNEIKLEVENIGLPKTLVNKFVEEIYYKL
- a CDS encoding ribosome biogenesis/translation initiation ATPase RLI, which gives rise to MVRVAVLDKDNCKPKDCGLPCIKYCPKVRDKIEAIKIIQNEEKPVIIESLCSGCGICVKKCPFKVISIVNLPEELEEECSHRYGLNMFKLYRLPIPKEGVITGLIGRNGVGKSTALKILSGEIKPNLGRLDKEPSWEEVIRHFRGSTLQVYFEKLSRKKLKIIAKPQYIDKIPKYIKGKVSDVLSKVDEKGILKKLIDELQLRNILDRSLEVLSGGELQRVAIAAALSREADVYIFDEPSSHLDVLQRLKAAKAIRELVNEEKIVLIAEHDLAMLDYLSDQVCILYGEPGVYGIVSHPHGVRVGINIYLNGFIPDENMRFRSEAIRFHVKPPRISIENLEWKIKWGFMKKSLDGFKLEVKPGEIQKGEIVGIIGPNGIGKTTFIKLLAGLEKPDEGEATMQGLTVSYKPQYISINYNGVVFDLLKSVAKEKINDESIQNGLIKPLGLTRLLDREIKNLSGGELQRVAIAACLIKDSQIYLLDEPSAYLDVEERLTVAKLIKRIIEEKGAFAFIVEHDIVSQDALADKLMVFTGEPEKFGIAHTPVPLRDGMNTFLSSVNVTFRRDPETGRPRANKFDSKMDRWQKDKGEYYYI
- a CDS encoding DNA topoisomerase IV subunit A, encoding MKKSFGVVKKKKEKVFESLKNLGLKIYEQIEEGIFPSIEMPSRSTSNILYDQKLRQYVLGNKTIKRTARNIRHLRPFTQLIWVAYFVKDLLTQNKTSTLRDVFYSAQAFEMDFVDQTESDEIITDLETVINFPREDFNVFPEERSAIFGDLTIEYTVPGYEGKRLNLTSHPDGVMIGPALTSSEFVDCKADKVIAIEKGALFTRFIEERVHERFKALLVQTAGQAPRATRALIRRLNQELDLPVYIFTDGDPWGMHIAMVIISGSANAAHLRELTTPDAKWAGVWATDIEKYKLPSDKLTDLDIKRLNELKADPRYEGKLWKREIETFLRIKKKAEQEAFSRYGLTYIVDEYLPAKLELMEEY